The proteins below come from a single Chitinophaga pinensis DSM 2588 genomic window:
- the ilvB gene encoding biosynthetic-type acetolactate synthase large subunit, with the protein MQQKDVLPMKPEPAEKRTAATAPLNMTGSEAVIRSLIAEGVETIFGYPGGAIMPIYDALYDFQQEIHHILVRHEQGATHAAQGYARSSGKTGVVFATSGPGATNLVTGLADAYMDSTPMVCITGQVAAHLLGTDAFQETDVIGITMPITKWNIQVTRPEDIPGAIAKAFYIAGSGRPGPVLVDITRNAQVAKFDFEYKKCDYIRSYRPVPRLDLEAVEAAAELINNAKKPYIFCGHGVLLSGAEKELIELAEKAGIPIASTLLGLSAVPVDHPNYVGYLGMHGNYAPNIMTNECDVLIAVGMRFDDRITGDVSQYVKQAKVVHVEIDAAEINKIIKADVAVHADAKTALEALLALVKPAKHDEWIQSFREADKQEIEKVSTKELYPTEGGLKMAEVVRLISERTEGKAILVTDVGQHQMIASRYYRFKDPNTNITSGGMGTMGFALPAAMGAKVGAPEKEVVAVIGDGCFQMTLQELGTIYQSEIGVKIVILNNNFLGMVRQWQQLFFDKRYSSTEMTNPDFVQIAKGFFIPGRKVTDRADITAAVDEMISHKGAYLLEVVVEKEDNVFPMVPSGQPIANIRLE; encoded by the coding sequence ATGCAACAGAAGGATGTGTTACCGATGAAGCCTGAGCCGGCTGAAAAGCGGACAGCTGCAACTGCTCCACTTAATATGACTGGTTCTGAGGCAGTGATCCGCTCGCTCATTGCAGAAGGTGTTGAAACCATTTTCGGCTATCCTGGCGGCGCTATCATGCCCATTTATGATGCCCTTTACGATTTCCAACAGGAAATTCATCATATACTGGTCCGTCACGAACAGGGTGCTACGCACGCTGCACAAGGTTATGCGCGTTCCTCCGGCAAAACAGGGGTGGTCTTCGCTACCTCCGGTCCGGGTGCTACCAACCTGGTGACAGGTCTGGCTGACGCTTATATGGATTCTACTCCGATGGTGTGTATTACCGGTCAGGTAGCTGCACATCTGCTGGGTACTGACGCCTTCCAGGAAACAGACGTGATTGGTATTACCATGCCGATCACCAAATGGAACATCCAGGTAACACGTCCGGAAGATATTCCAGGCGCTATCGCCAAAGCATTCTATATCGCAGGTAGCGGCCGTCCGGGCCCGGTACTGGTAGATATCACCAGGAATGCACAGGTAGCGAAATTTGATTTCGAATACAAGAAATGTGATTATATCCGCAGCTACCGTCCCGTACCAAGACTGGATCTTGAGGCAGTAGAAGCGGCAGCAGAACTGATCAATAATGCAAAGAAGCCGTATATATTCTGTGGCCACGGTGTATTGTTGTCAGGCGCTGAAAAAGAACTGATCGAACTGGCTGAAAAAGCTGGTATCCCGATCGCTTCCACCTTACTGGGTCTGTCAGCCGTTCCGGTTGATCATCCGAACTATGTAGGTTATCTCGGTATGCATGGTAACTATGCCCCGAATATCATGACCAACGAGTGTGATGTACTGATCGCGGTAGGTATGCGTTTCGACGACCGTATCACCGGTGATGTATCACAGTATGTGAAACAGGCAAAGGTAGTCCACGTAGAGATCGACGCCGCTGAAATCAACAAGATCATCAAAGCGGATGTAGCGGTACATGCAGATGCTAAAACAGCACTGGAAGCTTTGCTGGCACTGGTAAAACCTGCAAAACACGACGAGTGGATACAGTCCTTCCGTGAGGCAGATAAACAGGAAATAGAAAAAGTATCTACGAAAGAACTTTATCCTACTGAAGGTGGTTTAAAGATGGCGGAAGTAGTGCGCCTCATCTCTGAAAGAACCGAAGGTAAGGCGATACTGGTAACCGACGTCGGCCAGCACCAGATGATCGCTTCCCGTTACTATCGCTTTAAAGATCCGAATACCAACATCACTTCCGGTGGTATGGGTACAATGGGTTTTGCATTGCCGGCAGCAATGGGGGCAAAAGTAGGTGCGCCTGAAAAAGAAGTAGTGGCAGTAATCGGTGATGGTTGTTTCCAGATGACATTGCAGGAACTGGGTACGATCTATCAGTCTGAAATAGGCGTGAAAATAGTGATCCTGAATAACAACTTCCTGGGTATGGTGCGTCAATGGCAACAGCTGTTCTTTGACAAACGTTACTCTTCTACAGAAATGACCAACCCTGACTTCGTACAGATCGCAAAAGGGTTCTTCATTCCGGGTAGAAAAGTGACTGACCGTGCAGATATTACTGCTGCTGTAGATGAGATGATCTCTCACAAGGGCGCTTATCTGCTGGAAGTAGTCGTGGAGAAAGAAGACAACGTATTCCCAATGGTGCCTTCCGGCCAGCCGATCGCAAATATCAGGCTCGAGTAG
- the ilvD gene encoding dihydroxy-acid dehydratase: MELNKYSKTLTQDPTQPATQAQLYALGLTEEDLKKAQVGIASMGYDGNPCNMHLNDLAQEVKKGVWANNLVGLTFHTIGVSDGMTNGTPGMRYSLVSRDLIADSIETVVGAQYYDGVITVPGCDKNMPGSLIAMGRLNRPSIMVYGGSTAPGKYQGKDLNIISAFEALGQKMAGQLSDEDFKGIVQHSCPGAGACGGMYTANTMSSAIEALGMSLPYSSSNPALSKDKKEECLSAGKYIHILLEKDIKPSDIMTLEAFENAATVVMALGGSTNAVLHFIAIAKAIGVKFGLPEFQRISDKTPLIADLKPSGKYLMEDLHNIGGVPLVMKYLLKKGYLHGHCLTVTGKTLAENLESVPDLEFEGQDIVVPVEKPIKATGHIQMLYGNLAELGSVAKITGKEGLSFRGPARVFEGEYELIAGIQNGRVKAGDVVVIRQVGPKGAPGMPEMLKPTSAIMGVGLGKSVALITDGRFSGGTHGFVVGHITPEAVEGGTIGLVQDNDIIEIDAEKNTINVELSAEELAARRAKWVKPALKVTNGVLYKYAKLVSNATEGCVTDEA, translated from the coding sequence ATGGAATTAAACAAATACAGCAAAACGCTCACGCAGGATCCAACACAGCCCGCCACACAGGCGCAGCTGTACGCACTCGGTTTAACTGAAGAAGACCTGAAGAAAGCGCAGGTAGGCATTGCCAGTATGGGCTATGACGGTAATCCATGTAACATGCACCTCAATGACCTCGCTCAGGAGGTCAAGAAAGGGGTCTGGGCTAATAATCTGGTCGGACTCACTTTCCATACTATTGGCGTCAGCGATGGTATGACAAATGGTACTCCGGGTATGCGTTATTCCCTGGTCAGCCGCGACCTGATTGCTGATTCCATCGAAACCGTTGTAGGCGCTCAGTATTATGATGGTGTGATCACCGTACCTGGCTGTGATAAAAACATGCCTGGCTCCCTGATCGCGATGGGACGTCTGAATCGTCCTTCTATCATGGTATATGGCGGTTCTACAGCTCCTGGTAAATACCAGGGAAAAGACCTGAACATTATCTCTGCATTTGAAGCGCTGGGTCAGAAAATGGCTGGTCAGCTCAGCGATGAAGACTTCAAAGGCATTGTACAGCATTCCTGCCCTGGCGCCGGCGCCTGTGGCGGTATGTATACGGCAAATACCATGTCTTCTGCTATTGAAGCATTAGGTATGAGCCTTCCTTATAGTTCTTCTAACCCTGCACTCAGCAAGGACAAAAAAGAAGAATGTCTGTCAGCTGGTAAATATATCCACATCCTCCTGGAGAAAGATATCAAGCCTTCTGATATCATGACGCTGGAAGCATTTGAAAATGCGGCTACCGTTGTGATGGCACTGGGTGGTAGTACCAATGCCGTACTGCACTTCATTGCAATCGCAAAGGCAATAGGCGTGAAATTCGGATTACCTGAATTCCAGCGTATCAGCGATAAAACACCACTGATCGCTGACCTGAAACCAAGTGGTAAATACCTGATGGAAGACCTGCACAACATTGGCGGCGTTCCATTAGTAATGAAATATCTGCTGAAAAAAGGCTACCTGCATGGTCACTGTCTGACAGTAACCGGCAAGACCCTGGCAGAAAACCTGGAAAGTGTACCAGATCTGGAATTCGAAGGACAGGATATCGTTGTTCCGGTGGAAAAACCAATAAAAGCGACTGGTCACATCCAGATGCTGTATGGTAACCTGGCAGAACTGGGTTCCGTAGCCAAGATTACCGGTAAGGAAGGACTGAGCTTCCGTGGTCCTGCGCGTGTGTTTGAAGGTGAATATGAACTGATCGCAGGTATTCAGAACGGTCGTGTGAAAGCAGGCGATGTGGTGGTAATCAGACAGGTAGGTCCAAAGGGCGCACCTGGTATGCCGGAAATGCTGAAACCAACATCCGCTATCATGGGTGTAGGTCTTGGTAAGAGCGTAGCGCTGATTACAGACGGACGTTTCTCTGGTGGTACACACGGTTTTGTAGTAGGACACATCACACCGGAAGCGGTAGAAGGTGGTACTATCGGACTGGTACAGGACAATGACATAATAGAAATTGACGCCGAAAAGAATACAATCAACGTGGAACTGAGTGCAGAAGAACTGGCTGCCCGCAGGGCGAAATGGGTAAAACCTGCGTTGAAAGTAACTAATGGTGTATTATATAAATATGCAAAACTCGTTTCAAATGCAACAGAAGGATGTGTTACCGATGAAGCCTGA
- a CDS encoding NDP-sugar synthase codes for MQPTLLILAAGMASRYGSLKQIQQFGPSGETIVDYSIYDAIRAGFGKIVFIIRKDFEKEFKEIFEPKLKGRVETDYVFQEMDAFTDGYATPADRTKPWGTAHAILCAKDAINEPFAVINADDFYGRDSFEKAAAFLKDAAKPDVYCVVGYQLSKTISEHGSVSRGVCAADSESNLAAINERTKVYKDGEQIVYEDADGSKHELAPDTPVSMNFWGFHPSVFKLSQDLFRDFLQQNGDKPKSEFFIPIVVDHFIKNKVGVVNVIPTGAQWFGVTYKEDAPGVQESLSALVKSGEYPDNLWK; via the coding sequence ATGCAACCAACTTTATTGATCCTTGCTGCCGGTATGGCTAGCCGATACGGTAGCTTAAAACAGATCCAGCAGTTTGGCCCCAGCGGTGAAACAATTGTTGATTACTCCATTTACGATGCTATCCGTGCTGGTTTCGGCAAGATAGTGTTCATTATCCGTAAGGATTTTGAAAAAGAATTTAAAGAAATATTTGAACCTAAACTGAAAGGTCGTGTAGAGACGGATTATGTATTTCAGGAAATGGATGCATTTACAGATGGCTATGCAACGCCGGCTGACCGTACCAAACCATGGGGTACAGCGCATGCTATATTGTGTGCAAAAGATGCTATCAACGAACCCTTTGCAGTGATCAATGCAGATGATTTTTATGGTCGTGACTCATTTGAGAAAGCGGCTGCTTTCCTGAAAGATGCTGCTAAACCGGATGTATACTGTGTGGTTGGTTATCAGTTAAGTAAAACGATCAGTGAGCATGGTTCCGTTTCCCGCGGCGTATGTGCTGCTGACAGCGAAAGCAACCTGGCTGCTATCAATGAAAGAACCAAGGTATATAAAGACGGAGAGCAGATCGTGTATGAAGATGCTGATGGCAGCAAACACGAACTCGCACCGGATACCCCGGTTTCTATGAACTTCTGGGGTTTCCATCCTTCTGTATTTAAACTGAGCCAGGATCTGTTCAGAGACTTCCTGCAGCAGAATGGTGATAAACCGAAGTCAGAGTTCTTCATTCCGATCGTTGTAGATCATTTCATTAAGAACAAAGTAGGTGTTGTAAATGTGATCCCAACAGGAGCGCAGTGGTTTGGTGTTACTTATAAAGAAGATGCTCCCGGTGTACAGGAAAGTCTCTCTGCCCTGGTAAAAAGTGGGGAATATCCAGACAACCTCTGGAAATAG
- the ilvC gene encoding ketol-acid reductoisomerase, translating into MATINFGGVLEDVVTREEFPMEKAREVLKDEVIAIIGYGVQGPGQALNLKDNGFNVIIGQRKDSKTWDKAVADGWVPGQTLFEIEEAAQKGTIIQFLLSDAGQIALWPTLKPHLTKGKALYFSHGFGITYKDQTNIIPPADVDVILVAPKGSGTSLRRLFLAGQGLNSSFAIYQDATGKARDRVIALGIGVGSGYLFETDFKKEVTSDLTGERGTLMGAIQGIFAAQYEVLRKNGHSPSEAFNETVEELTQSLMPLVAENGMDWMYANCSTTAQRGALDWWKKFKEASQPVFEELYASVAAGKEAARSIASNSTPDYRDKLNEELRELRESEMWQAGAAVRKLRPNN; encoded by the coding sequence ATGGCAACCATCAATTTTGGAGGGGTACTGGAAGACGTAGTAACCAGAGAAGAATTCCCAATGGAAAAAGCTAGAGAAGTGCTGAAAGATGAAGTGATAGCTATCATCGGTTACGGCGTACAGGGTCCCGGCCAGGCACTGAACCTGAAAGATAACGGTTTCAACGTGATCATCGGTCAGCGTAAAGACTCTAAAACCTGGGATAAAGCTGTTGCTGACGGCTGGGTTCCTGGTCAGACGTTGTTCGAAATCGAAGAAGCTGCTCAGAAAGGTACGATCATTCAGTTCCTGTTGAGTGATGCCGGTCAGATCGCACTGTGGCCTACACTGAAACCACACCTGACTAAAGGCAAAGCTTTATATTTCTCCCATGGTTTTGGTATTACTTATAAAGACCAGACTAACATTATTCCTCCTGCTGACGTGGATGTAATCCTGGTAGCCCCTAAAGGTTCCGGTACTTCCCTGCGCAGACTGTTCCTGGCTGGTCAGGGTCTGAACTCCAGCTTTGCTATCTACCAGGATGCAACCGGTAAAGCACGTGATCGCGTTATCGCACTGGGTATCGGTGTTGGTTCAGGTTACCTGTTCGAAACAGATTTCAAAAAAGAAGTTACTTCTGACTTAACAGGTGAGCGTGGTACCCTGATGGGTGCTATCCAGGGTATCTTCGCTGCTCAGTACGAAGTACTGCGCAAGAATGGTCACTCTCCATCTGAAGCATTTAACGAAACAGTAGAAGAACTGACACAGTCTCTGATGCCGCTGGTTGCTGAAAACGGTATGGACTGGATGTATGCTAACTGTTCTACTACCGCTCAGCGTGGTGCGCTGGATTGGTGGAAGAAATTCAAAGAAGCAAGCCAGCCGGTATTCGAAGAACTGTATGCAAGTGTTGCTGCAGGTAAAGAAGCTGCACGTTCTATCGCATCTAACAGTACTCCTGACTATCGTGATAAACTGAACGAAGAACTGAGAGAACTGCGCGAAAGCGAAATGTGGCAGGCTGGTGCTGCGGTAAGAAAACTGCGCCCAAATAACTAA
- a CDS encoding family 20 glycosylhydrolase → MKTLFLSMLAICCYLSGTAQLKTGDITIIPEPLLLNPMPGSFVVNDQAAIQYSGKGAEKTAAFLNDYLQRNYNFKLPASPATASGQASNSIIKIVETRSGKAEGYILEVNTGRVYLQGDAAGLFYGLQTLIQLFPVNKNIKPATDTVRQTPYNGSLHLPGVKIQDYPRFAYRGMMLDVSRHFFPPAAIKEFIDMMVLYKFNRFHWHLTDDQGWRIEIKKYPRLQEIASTRKETIVGHHRRSTTYDGKPYGGYYTQDEVRDIVKYAAERNITIIPEIEMPGHSQAVLTAYPSFGNTKGPYEVRTTWGISKDVLNPVNDSVFTFLQDVLTEVIDLFPSQFIHIGGDECLKDRWKESAEVQRMIRRLGLKDEHALQSYFIQRMEKFVNSKGRSIIGWDEILEGGLAANATVMSWRGEEGGIAAAKQQHNVIMTPNTYLYFDYTQGQPSTEPLNAAAYLPLKTVYNYEPLPPSLTRTEQRYIKGVQGNIWTEFIPDQQMLDYMLWPRALALSEIAWAQPGKKNYDRFLRKLPLELSRMSYAGINFRIPEPIGLESKVVTTPTVSVTLKTPVKGGMIYYTTDGTQPGLRSKPYTQPITINVPENSTAQLNCIVVLPTGRVSPLYSASYVRKAFLPAVATKQGAKGVRFSLVKTVPANAKQLPEKGDSSGILPAVDVRPLSVKEYGVTFTGLVKIPADDLYDFHLNSDDGAVFYIDDQVVVDNDGQHDLQDRNGFVPLRKGLHRIRVQYFNTGTGAWLNAGIYRDREKLNPADIFFTGQ, encoded by the coding sequence ATGAAAACATTATTCCTGTCGATGCTCGCCATCTGCTGTTACCTATCTGGTACAGCACAGCTGAAAACCGGCGACATCACCATTATCCCTGAGCCACTACTGCTCAATCCTATGCCCGGCAGCTTTGTTGTAAACGATCAGGCAGCCATTCAATACAGTGGCAAAGGCGCTGAAAAAACAGCGGCATTCCTGAATGATTACCTGCAACGTAATTATAACTTCAAGCTCCCTGCCAGTCCTGCAACCGCATCCGGACAAGCATCCAATTCCATTATCAAAATTGTGGAGACACGCAGTGGTAAAGCGGAAGGATATATCCTCGAAGTAAATACCGGCCGGGTCTATCTGCAGGGAGATGCAGCCGGACTGTTTTACGGTCTGCAAACGTTAATACAACTGTTTCCTGTTAATAAAAATATCAAACCTGCGACTGACACTGTCAGACAAACACCTTATAACGGCAGTCTTCATCTGCCCGGCGTAAAGATCCAGGACTACCCACGTTTTGCTTATCGTGGTATGATGCTGGACGTGAGCCGTCACTTCTTCCCTCCTGCTGCCATCAAAGAGTTTATCGATATGATGGTACTTTATAAATTCAACCGCTTCCACTGGCACCTTACCGACGACCAGGGATGGCGTATCGAGATCAAGAAATATCCACGTCTGCAAGAGATTGCTTCCACCAGGAAAGAGACCATCGTCGGACATCATCGCCGTAGTACTACTTATGATGGTAAACCTTATGGTGGTTATTATACACAGGATGAAGTACGCGATATTGTAAAATATGCAGCAGAAAGAAATATCACGATCATTCCTGAAATAGAGATGCCTGGGCACTCGCAGGCTGTACTCACCGCTTACCCCTCTTTCGGTAATACCAAAGGACCTTATGAAGTACGCACCACCTGGGGCATTTCCAAAGATGTACTGAATCCTGTGAATGACTCCGTGTTTACCTTCCTGCAGGATGTATTGACTGAAGTGATAGACCTCTTCCCCAGCCAGTTTATCCACATTGGCGGAGATGAATGTCTGAAAGACAGATGGAAAGAATCTGCAGAAGTACAGCGCATGATCCGCAGACTGGGACTGAAAGACGAACACGCATTACAGAGTTATTTCATTCAGCGTATGGAGAAGTTTGTCAATAGTAAAGGACGTTCTATTATCGGATGGGATGAAATACTGGAAGGCGGACTGGCAGCCAATGCCACCGTTATGAGCTGGCGCGGAGAAGAAGGTGGCATCGCAGCTGCAAAGCAGCAACACAATGTCATCATGACACCTAATACTTATCTCTATTTTGACTATACACAAGGACAACCTTCTACAGAACCACTGAATGCGGCTGCTTATCTGCCATTGAAAACGGTATATAATTATGAGCCTTTACCTCCATCACTAACGCGAACGGAACAACGTTATATAAAAGGTGTGCAAGGCAATATATGGACAGAGTTTATTCCCGATCAGCAGATGCTGGATTATATGCTGTGGCCACGTGCACTGGCTTTATCTGAAATAGCCTGGGCACAACCTGGTAAAAAGAATTATGACCGTTTCCTGCGTAAGCTGCCACTGGAGCTTTCCCGCATGAGTTATGCCGGTATTAATTTCCGTATACCGGAACCTATCGGACTGGAAAGTAAAGTGGTGACAACACCAACAGTGAGCGTCACACTGAAGACACCGGTAAAAGGGGGTATGATCTATTATACGACTGACGGTACACAACCCGGATTGCGCAGCAAACCTTATACACAGCCTATCACTATCAACGTTCCTGAAAATAGTACGGCACAGTTAAATTGTATCGTGGTACTACCTACGGGACGTGTGAGTCCGCTGTACAGCGCTTCCTATGTAAGAAAAGCATTTCTACCTGCTGTTGCCACAAAACAGGGCGCAAAAGGCGTGCGTTTCTCCCTGGTAAAAACAGTACCTGCCAATGCAAAGCAATTGCCTGAAAAAGGCGACAGCAGCGGTATACTGCCAGCAGTAGATGTCCGTCCCTTATCAGTAAAAGAGTATGGTGTTACTTTTACGGGACTGGTAAAGATTCCTGCGGATGATCTCTATGATTTCCATCTGAACAGCGACGATGGCGCTGTATTTTATATCGACGATCAGGTAGTGGTGGATAATGATGGTCAGCATGACCTGCAGGACCGTAACGGCTTTGTGCCTTTACGCAAAGGACTCCATCGCATCAGGGTACAATACTTTAATACCGGTACCGGTGCCTGGCTGAATGCAGGTATATACAGAGACAGGGAGAAACTGAATCCGGCAGATATATTTTTCACCGGTCAGTAA
- a CDS encoding alpha-L-fucosidase: MKRFLLSVALVLPMLKSLNAQQHTTADSIREKMQWFADAKLGIFIHWGIYSVNGVDESWSFHNRKISYTDYMQQLKGFTAKNYHPEEWAALIKESGARYAVMTTKHHDGVALWDSKLSKLDIANSTPAKRDVLTPLYNALRQQGIKAGAYFSLIDWSYPDYPQFLKDSSRYDAKKDPARWQRFLNFYEGQLKEVMQQYNPDLWWFDGDWEHSAEEWEAVKIRKMLTGHNPNTIINGRLQAYGDYDTPEQNFPVSRPHYNWWELCMTINNNWGYHPDDTNFKTPYEVITIFADAVSNGGNMLLDIGPAEDGTIPAEEVNVLKELGAWNKKHAPAIFNTVAGIPAGHFYGPTTLSKDSTTLYLFLAGNVNGQVMVKGLVNNIKKISVSGNGQQLTHKVVGKISWSAVPGLVYIDVPANVQDKYMTVLALELDGKIKLYRGKGGFLTNE, from the coding sequence ATGAAACGTTTCCTATTATCGGTAGCCCTTGTACTACCAATGCTTAAAAGTCTCAACGCACAACAACACACAACAGCTGATTCCATTCGTGAGAAAATGCAATGGTTTGCAGATGCAAAACTCGGTATCTTCATTCACTGGGGTATCTATTCCGTCAATGGAGTAGACGAATCCTGGTCCTTCCATAACAGGAAGATCTCCTACACAGATTATATGCAGCAGCTGAAAGGCTTCACTGCAAAGAATTATCACCCGGAAGAATGGGCCGCACTGATCAAAGAATCTGGTGCACGCTATGCCGTGATGACCACCAAACACCACGACGGTGTCGCTTTATGGGATAGTAAGCTCAGTAAACTGGATATCGCCAACAGTACACCCGCCAAACGGGATGTACTCACGCCCCTCTATAACGCCTTACGCCAACAGGGTATCAAAGCCGGCGCCTACTTCTCCCTGATCGACTGGAGTTATCCTGATTATCCGCAGTTCCTGAAAGACAGCAGCCGCTACGACGCAAAGAAAGACCCTGCCCGCTGGCAACGCTTCCTGAACTTCTATGAAGGACAGCTGAAAGAAGTCATGCAACAGTACAATCCTGACCTCTGGTGGTTTGATGGCGACTGGGAACATAGCGCGGAAGAATGGGAAGCCGTGAAAATCAGAAAGATGCTGACCGGCCATAACCCGAATACCATCATCAATGGCCGCTTACAGGCATACGGCGATTATGATACGCCTGAACAGAACTTCCCCGTATCCAGACCACATTACAACTGGTGGGAGCTCTGCATGACCATCAACAATAACTGGGGCTATCACCCCGATGATACCAATTTCAAGACGCCTTATGAAGTCATCACCATCTTTGCAGATGCTGTCAGCAATGGCGGTAATATGCTGCTGGATATCGGCCCTGCCGAAGATGGCACCATTCCTGCTGAAGAAGTGAATGTACTCAAAGAGTTAGGGGCATGGAATAAAAAACATGCGCCGGCTATTTTCAATACGGTAGCAGGAATTCCGGCAGGACATTTTTATGGTCCTACCACTTTATCAAAAGATTCCACTACCTTATACCTCTTCCTGGCTGGTAATGTAAACGGTCAGGTAATGGTGAAAGGCCTGGTGAACAATATTAAAAAGATCAGTGTGTCAGGCAATGGCCAGCAACTGACGCATAAGGTGGTAGGTAAGATCTCCTGGAGCGCTGTACCCGGACTGGTATACATTGACGTACCTGCCAACGTACAGGATAAATACATGACTGTACTGGCGCTGGAACTGGACGGCAAGATAAAGCTGTACCGTGGTAAAGGCGGATTCCTGACAAATGAATAA
- a CDS encoding branched-chain amino acid transaminase has product MYSYYNENTILYINGEYKKATAATTDLYGQSLHYGYAVFEGIRAYKTADGTVKIFKAKEHFDRFKRSCELIHMPYPFDNDELVKACYKVLELNNMEEAYIRPLAFCPPNMTLKAAAETHVLICAWEWGAYLGEKLLRVMTSSYQRPNPKAFKIESKTAGLYVNSILASQEAKEQGYDEALLLDINGFVAEGPGANLFFEKDGKIFTPPPGNILPGITRATVIELCHELGIPLEEKLFTTDELKTADCVFYCGTAAEVVGWDSLDGQTFNKPWATSLGKLLQQAYKAKVLEKEFDRAAVPVA; this is encoded by the coding sequence ATGTATAGCTATTACAACGAGAACACCATTCTTTACATTAACGGGGAGTATAAGAAAGCTACCGCGGCCACTACAGATTTGTATGGTCAGTCATTACATTATGGGTATGCTGTATTTGAAGGCATTCGTGCTTATAAAACAGCTGATGGAACTGTGAAGATTTTCAAAGCAAAAGAACACTTCGACAGATTTAAGCGTTCCTGCGAATTAATACACATGCCGTATCCATTTGATAATGACGAGCTGGTGAAAGCATGTTACAAAGTGCTGGAACTGAATAATATGGAAGAAGCGTACATCCGTCCGCTCGCTTTCTGCCCTCCGAACATGACACTGAAGGCTGCTGCCGAAACACATGTACTGATCTGTGCATGGGAATGGGGAGCATACCTGGGCGAAAAACTGCTGCGTGTGATGACCTCATCTTACCAGCGCCCAAATCCAAAAGCATTCAAGATCGAGTCTAAAACAGCTGGTCTGTATGTAAACTCTATCCTGGCTTCTCAGGAAGCAAAGGAACAGGGTTACGACGAAGCGCTGCTCCTGGATATCAACGGCTTTGTAGCTGAAGGTCCCGGCGCTAACCTGTTCTTCGAAAAAGACGGTAAGATCTTCACACCTCCTCCAGGCAACATCCTGCCAGGTATTACCCGTGCTACCGTGATCGAACTGTGTCATGAACTGGGTATTCCGCTGGAAGAGAAACTCTTTACTACTGACGAACTGAAAACAGCTGACTGCGTATTCTATTGCGGTACTGCTGCTGAAGTAGTAGGATGGGATTCACTCGATGGCCAGACTTTTAACAAGCCATGGGCTACTTCTCTGGGTAAACTGCTGCAGCAGGCTTACAAAGCGAAAGTACTTGAGAAAGAATTCGATCGCGCTGCGGTTCCGGTCGCGTAA
- the ilvN gene encoding acetolactate synthase small subunit yields the protein MQKEYTITVYTEDRIGITSRITVIFTRRGINITSLTTAETEIPGVYKFIITVLSEKEKLVKIVGQIERLIEIHRAFVHEEDEVVYQELALYKISTKALQNGNIELLIRENNARILTITEDYFVLEKTGHQQELIDLQAKLAPYGLIEYTKSGRVAIIKWSRRFHDHLKELETQRPDNLKQATYKEHTEVSAEEESI from the coding sequence ATGCAAAAAGAATATACAATAACGGTTTATACGGAAGACAGGATTGGTATCACCAGTCGTATAACCGTTATTTTCACCCGCCGTGGAATAAATATCACGAGTCTTACAACGGCTGAAACAGAGATTCCTGGCGTATATAAGTTCATCATCACCGTGCTTTCTGAAAAAGAAAAACTGGTGAAGATCGTAGGTCAGATCGAAAGACTGATCGAAATCCACCGTGCATTTGTACATGAAGAAGACGAAGTGGTATACCAGGAACTCGCGCTGTACAAGATCTCTACAAAGGCGCTGCAGAACGGTAATATCGAACTGCTGATCCGTGAGAACAATGCACGCATCCTCACGATCACTGAAGACTACTTCGTACTCGAAAAAACCGGTCATCAGCAGGAGCTGATCGATCTGCAGGCAAAGCTTGCACCATACGGTCTGATCGAATATACCAAAAGTGGAAGGGTTGCCATTATCAAATGGAGCCGCCGTTTCCACGATCACCTGAAGGAGCTGGAAACACAGCGTCCTGACAACCTGAAGCAGGCTACTTATAAAGAACACACAGAAGTGTCTGCAGAAGAAGAAAGTATCTAG